Sequence from the Qipengyuania pelagi genome:
GCAGCGTTCGCTCGGCGATTTCTTCGCGCGGCTCGGCAAGACACCGCAATCCGCGCTGTCCGAAGGGCTCGGCCCGATCCTGTCGGACGACGACCCGCGCTTCACCCGCCAGCCGATCGAGGCCTATCGCGCGCTCGATTACGCCAAATTGCGGGCGGTGATCGGCGACCGCCTCGAAAACGGCGCGCTCGAGATCGCGCTGGTCGGCGATTTTGACGAGGACGAGGCGATCCGGCTGGTGGCGCAGACTTTCGGCGCCCTCCCGCCACGCGAGACGCAGTTCCGCGCCTATGACGGCGGAGAGCGCATCCGCAGCTTCACCGACCGGCGCGAAACCTTCACGCTTACCCATGGCGGGGAGCCCGACCAGGCGCTGATCCGGTTCTACTGGCCGACCACGGATCAAACCGACTGGGACCTGTCGAGCGGCCTCACTTTGCTCGCCCGCGTGGTCGATATCGCGCTTACCGACACGCTGCGCGAGGAATTGGGCCAGACCTATTCGGCGCTTTCGAGCAGCAGCCAGTCCGATACCTATACCGATTACGGCACTTTCGCGATCGGGGCCGAGATCGATGCAGGCCAGCTCGCCGCCGCGCGCGAGGCCATGATGGCGACGATCGAGCGGATTATCGCCGACGGGCCGGACGAGGACATGGTCGAGCGCGCGCGGCGGCCCCTGCTCGAAAATCTCGCCAACCGCTTCAAGACGAATAGCGGCTGGATGGCCTTTACCGCCCGTGCGCAAAGCGAGGCCGACGAGCGCGCGCGGATGCTGATGGCACCGGAGCGGCAGCAGGCGATCACCGCCGCCGACCTCAAGGCGCTCGCGGCGCGCTTCCTTGATCCCGAAAAAGCAGTCGTGATCGAGGTCGTGCCCGCAGCCCCACCCTCCTGACGGCTTGCCCTTCGCCGCTCGGAGCGGCATAGGCGCGCTCGATCCCGACCATACGGCCAGACCCCACGAAAGGCAGGTCCCCCCGATGAAAGTCCGCATTCTCGTCAGCCTGAAACCCGGCGTCCTCGATCCCCAGGGCCGCGCCGTCCACCACGCGCTGGAAGGCATGGGATTCGACGGGGTCGAGGATGTCCGCATCGGGCGTACGGTGGAACTCGATGTCGCCGATTCGACCAGCGACGAAGCGCTCGAAAAGATGTGCGAACAGCTGCTCGCCAACACGGTGATCGAGAATTACCGCATCGAAAGGCTCGGCTGATGGCGCAGGCATCGGGTTGGCGCGCGGCGGTCGTTACCTTTCCCGGCTCGAATTGCGACCGCGACATGGCGGTCGCGCTCGAACGTGCGAGCGGCACGCCGGCCCTGCGCGTCTGGCATGGCGATAGCGACCTGCCCGAACGGCTCGATTTCATCGCCCTGCCCGGCGGCTTTTCCTATGGCGACTATCTGCGCAGCGGCGCCATGGCGGCGAACAGCCCGATCATGCGCGCGGTCAAGCGCGAGGCGGAACGCGGCGTTCCCGTTCTGGGCGTGTGCAACGGTTTCCAGGTGATCGCGGAAGCGGGCCTGTTGCCGGGCGCGCTGATGCGCAATGCCGGGCAGACCTTCATCTGCCGCGATGCGGAGCTGACGGTAGAGAACACGCAGTCCCTGTTCACGCGCGGCTATGATGAGGGCGCGGCGATCCGCATTCCCGTCGCCCATCACGACGGCAATTATTTCGCCGATGCCGACACGCTGGACCGGCTCGAAGGCGAAGGCCGTATCGCCTTCCGCTATCGGGAAAACTACAACGGATCACAGCGCTCGATCGCGGGGATCCTCAACGAGCGCGGCAATGTGCTCGGCATGATGCCGCACCCCGAACGCGCGGTCGATCCGGCGCATGGCGGCACGGACGGGCTGATCCTGTTCGAAAGCGCGATCGCGGCGCTCGCCCAGGCCTGATTCGAGGCGAGTGAGCCGCCCGCTGCCGTTCAGGCGGTGCGGATGGTCTCGGAGCGTTTGAACACGGCGCGAACCTCTTCGACCGGCATCGGCCTGCCGAAATGGTAGCCCTGGATCTTATCGCAGCCCATGTCGCGGATCATCGCGGCCTCTTCGGCGGTTTCGACGCCTTCGGCGGTCGTGGTCATGCCCAGGCTGCCCGCCATCGCCACGACCGCGTTGATGATCGCCAGGCTCTCGGCACTGTTCTGCGAAGCACCCTGCACGAAGGAGCGATCGACCTTGATCGTGGAGAATTTGAGCTTGCGCAGATAGCCGAGCGAGGAATAGCCGGTGCCGAAATCGTCGAGCGCCACCGAACAGCCGAGCGCCATGACCTGCTCCAGCGCACGGCGAGC
This genomic interval carries:
- the purQ gene encoding phosphoribosylformylglycinamidine synthase subunit PurQ, encoding MAQASGWRAAVVTFPGSNCDRDMAVALERASGTPALRVWHGDSDLPERLDFIALPGGFSYGDYLRSGAMAANSPIMRAVKREAERGVPVLGVCNGFQVIAEAGLLPGALMRNAGQTFICRDAELTVENTQSLFTRGYDEGAAIRIPVAHHDGNYFADADTLDRLEGEGRIAFRYRENYNGSQRSIAGILNERGNVLGMMPHPERAVDPAHGGTDGLILFESAIAALAQA
- the purS gene encoding phosphoribosylformylglycinamidine synthase subunit PurS, whose amino-acid sequence is MKVRILVSLKPGVLDPQGRAVHHALEGMGFDGVEDVRIGRTVELDVADSTSDEALEKMCEQLLANTVIENYRIERLG